DNA sequence from the Myxosarcina sp. GI1 genome:
CGTTGAGTTCTCGTTCCGATAAAATAGCAATTCGAGAATTTTGAGTATTGTTGATAATATGATTGTTCATTTGGCTTACGTTTATTTATTAAAAACCAATAAGAATATATGACTTAAAAACCAACTCTATTTGCCAATCGAGTGTGATTGTTTATCCAAAATCGTAAAACGAAAATATAGTTGACAGACTATAAATAATTTATTTAATTCATTGCTGTTTATAGTCTTATAATATCAGTAAAATTAACTAGTTTAATTAAATTTTTCGTGTTTTTAATTTAAAATTTCTGTGTCGAAATTTAACTAAAGAATGAGCGAAGATATATTCACTAATTCCCTTTGGATATACTTGCAATTGAAACAACAAAGCTTTTAAGGCTCGATGCCATTGTCTCGACCTTAAATATCTAATTGTCTGATACATCAGGTAAGGACCAAAAAGCTGTATCCAGTAGTTGCGACCAGCCCGATAGGCTCGTTCGTATTGGCGATTTCCGCGAACAAATTTCCAGTTAAGATCGAGAATTTCCAAACATCCCGCAAGCATTTCTATAGCGTTGTTAGATGCGTTGTTATCGTGACGACGATAGTAAGTTACAGTTTGGTTGTGACAATAAATCGGGAATTGGCGGGCAATACGTAGATAAAAATCGTAGTCTTCCGCTCCTTTAAAACGATTATTAAAGCCTCCTACTGATTTAATAGCTGTTTTGCGAAACATTAATACTGAAGGAGGTACAAACGCTTCCCCCCTCAATAGCGTTTGATAATTAGCAATTCTAGTTGACGCTAAATTCGATTCAGAAATAATCGCTCCGCCAGCATCTATTTCTTGGCACGAACCAGCGACAAAACCAGATTCTGGATGGGAGGTAATTGCTTCGACACCAATTTCTAGTGCTTGGGGTAACAGTATGTCATCGGCATCGAGGAAAACTACCAACTCTCCTATAGCTTCACTAACGCCGCGATTTCTTGCTGCCGAAACTCCCTGGTTTTGTTGATAGATATACTTTACGGGGTAACTAGTCGCCAATTCTCTGGTACGATCGACAGAGCCATCATCGACAACGATAATTTCAAAGTGGCGATAAGATTGCGTTAAAACACTTGCGATCGCTGCTGGTAAAAAAGCCGCACTGTTGTAAGAAGGAATAATAACCGACACGATTGGCTCSCGAACGATATTTTTAAATGCGTCCATATATTTATTAGTTATTTATTAGTTAGGTAGAGCGAAAATTAAAACCAGACAGCTTAGAGCGCAAACCTTGTAGCCAGTAAAGCCAAACGCTGTTTTGGATAAAGTCTTGAAGATAGTAGGGAGGATCGTAGTTGGGTTTGCGTTGAATGGTTTGTCTAATTTTCCAAAGAGAAAACCCCAATATCCAAAGTAAATCGGCGATCGCGGCATACCAGAAGCCATAGTTTTTAGTAAAATATCGCCTGCGCGAATCAAAGCAATATTTTGGTAGGCGTTTGGGTGGTGAATCTGGTACATCTACTCCAGTACTTTGACCGCCAATGTGCATCACCAGACTTTGAGGCACGCACCAGCAAGTCCAGCCAGCCCGTTTGACTTGCAGACAGTAATCGGTTTCTTCGTAATAGAGAAAATATTCTTCGTCCATTAAGCCTACAGATTCGACCACCTGACGGCGAATCAGCATACTCGCTCCTGGTAGCCAGTCGGTTTCGCAAATTTCATTATTGCTCGGTCGAGCTACAACCCATTTGCTTAAAAGTTTGGATACTATACCCAGGCGCAAACCAGAATCTAACTCGCTTAACAAGCTGGGAAAACGTAGGATCGTTTGCCAAGGAGTGCCGTCGGCTAATTCAAAACCACTACCAGCAATACCAGCTTGAGGGTGACATTCCATAAAATCAACCAGAATTTTAATTGCCCCAAGACGAATTTCGGTATCGGGATTGAGTAGTAAAAAATACGTAGGTGGATTAGCAGACTGCATCGCTGGACGCATAGCTAAATTATTACCATAAGCAAAGCCACCATTATGGGAAGATGGTAATAAATTTGCCCAGTCTTCCCAGCCTTCAGCAGCGATCGCCTGTTGGATTTTAGCAACCGAACCGTCTTCGGAGTTGTTATCGACTACCGTAACAGTAATTCCTGGTACGGCACGAACTTCTGGTACTAAAGAGCGCAAACAGTTGATTGTCAGGTCTGGTGTTCGGTAGTTAACGATGACTACCAGTACATCGGATTGAATGGTGTTGGACATGATAAAAAGTTA
Encoded proteins:
- a CDS encoding glycosyltransferase produces the protein MDAFKNIVREPIVSVIIPSYNSAAFLPAAIASVLTQSYRHFEIIVVDDGSVDRTRELATSYPVKYIYQQNQGVSAARNRGVSEAIGELVVFLDADDILLPQALEIGVEAITSHPESGFVAGSCQEIDAGGAIISESNLASTRIANYQTLLRGEAFVPPSVLMFRKTAIKSVGGFNNRFKGAEDYDFYLRIARQFPIYCHNQTVTYYRRHDNNASNNAIEMLAGCLEILDLNWKFVRGNRQYERAYRAGRNYWIQLFGPYLMYQTIRYLRSRQWHRALKALLFQLQVYPKGISEYIFAHSLVKFRHRNFKLKTRKI
- a CDS encoding glycosyltransferase family 2 protein — protein: MSNTIQSDVLVVIVNYRTPDLTINCLRSLVPEVRAVPGITVTVVDNNSEDGSVAKIQQAIAAEGWEDWANLLPSSHNGGFAYGNNLAMRPAMQSANPPTYFLLLNPDTEIRLGAIKILVDFMECHPQAGIAGSGFELADGTPWQTILRFPSLLSELDSGLRLGIVSKLLSKWVVARPSNNEICETDWLPGASMLIRRQVVESVGLMDEEYFLYYEETDYCLQVKRAGWTCWCVPQSLVMHIGGQSTGVDVPDSPPKRLPKYCFDSRRRYFTKNYGFWYAAIADLLWILGFSLWKIRQTIQRKPNYDPPYYLQDFIQNSVWLYWLQGLRSKLSGFNFRST